The window AATTTTGTCGGGGAATTGGCGATCGCTGAGGGATCGAAGATGCTGAACCTTGCGATTATCAACTGCCAGGATACTTCTCCCGGGGACTTTCCCAGACCTTGCACCTGGGAGCAACAGAGAGCGCTGCAGCCATTTCGCTCCGCCGCCGTAGCAGACTGGACATTGTTCGACCTTCGAGGGCTGCGCGCACCGCTGAGACAAGCGCGACTGAACGCACTGCAGTCTTATCCGGCTGGGTGGGAGTATTGGAATCTCGTAATGTCGTTTGACGCCGTGGTCCTTCTAGGCCGTTCCGAGCCAAGCCGGCTTGCGGGCGAATAGGGAGTCCCGTTCAGCTCGTCATGGCCACAGCCATCCGAAGGCGCCTCCGGTGAGCAGGCCGTAGATCAGCCCGTCGAACATGCTGCGCACGGTCGCAGCCCAGCCCTGGGACAGCCAGATCGCGTCCTGGGCGTGCGCGAGGGCGTAGCCCATGAAGGCTGTGGTCGATGCGACTTGGAAGACGGACAGGTACGCGGCATCCGGCCCGAGCGCCAGCCCGGTGACGTAGGCCGTAAACAGACCCACGACTACGCAATACGCAAACCACTGCGCTAACTGCTTGCCCATCCCGGAAGGACCGCCGCCTTGCAGCACGGTCATGAATGCGCAGGGACCCCGCTCGGCCCTGGCCTGGAACTCCTTGCTCCTGAGCACTTCCATGCTCTTCGCATAGGGGATCGAGTAGTTGCCCGGCTGGAGGTCAAAACCGCGCAGGGCGTCCATGACGCCGTCCTCGTCGGGCACGCCCTGGAAGTCGTTCTTGTGCCAGTTGAGAAACATGTGGATGACTGAACTCGCAACGAAGACGAGTACGGCGGACACCAGGATCGGCAGCCAGAGGCTGAAGGCGGAAACCATGTGATCACTCCTTTGTATGGCGGCTGGAGTCAGGAGCTACGGCCGGGGCCGGACAGTCGTCCTCGGTCATGACGCGGTTCGACTAGACTATAAGTCAATCCCCGCGGGCTCACTCCCAGGGTCGCCCGTTGGTATTCGGCCACAATCCGGGCGGAACTTCCCATGAGATCGTCAGCGTTCGGCGTCCTGTTTGCGGCGCTGCTGGTGCTTGCCCCGGGAGCAACGCCATGGCTGCGGGCGGCGCACGCCCAGACGCCCCCGCCACGCGGCCCGTACATCAGCATCGGGCTGGCGGCATTGGCCGCGCAGGGCGCCCGGTTCGCCGACGGCGCTGACGAAGGCCACGCCCCGCTGTATGGCCGGCCAGAGCTGTTCACAATCGGCGACTTCGATACCGTGCTGCTGTCGCAGGCCGCCGCCGGGTATCGCTTCACGCCGCGCCTCCGCTTCCAGGTGGGATTCGGCATGGCCCGGCAGTTCGAATTCCGCGGCACGGCCAACTACCCTCGGGCGGGTGCGGTCCAGCCCGCAGCGGCCGATCTGCGCACCCGGCAACTTCTGGCGGCCGGGTTCTATGACGTTGCTGTCTGGCCGATCGGACGAGGCCTGCAGATCGAGCCGTACGTAGGCGCCGGTATTGGGTTCACGGATTACCGCCTGGACAACTTCGTCCAGCGGTTTCCTGATCCCGATGATGCGGCGGGTTACTTGCGGCGGGGGCCGGCGGGAGAGGTGCCGTTCACCGGCCTGCCGTCGGGCCGCGGCCGGTCGGCGACGGGCATGGTGACGGTCGGTGTGGCGGTCCCCATGGCTGACCGCGTGCGCTTCGACGTGGCGTACCGCTACACGGACGCCGGATCCGTGGGCACTGCGGCTGGTGGCGACATCCTCATAGTGCGGTACCACCGCGGGAACCGGTCGGAGGTAGAGGTCCCCATCAACGAGACGACCGCCGATTTCCGCACACACGGTGTGCTGGCTACGCTCCGGGTCGAATTCTGACGCGTCAACCTGCAGTGAACGCCTGTAGCGCCGGCACGAGGATCATGCTCAGCACGATCACGAGGACCGACGTGACGACGGTGGCGACGGCTCCGACTCTGAACATCGTCCCGAATCCAACCGCTCCGAACGCGAACGTCGCGGCCACGGCCGGGCTGGACCAGGGAAGCGCCACCGCCTGCGCGGTCCCCGCGATAATCCGCGCGAGAATCGCGGGGTTGTAGCCGAGAGCCTCCGCAATCGGGAAGAGCATCGTGGAGACCATCACGGACGTCGCCGTGCCGCTGGCCAATTGCGTCAACGCTGGCGTGGCCAGGCCCGCCACCCAGGGTAACGCTCCCGCGGTGACGTTGCCCGTGAGCATGGCGACCAGCCAATCGAGCAGGCCCAGACTGGCCAGCACGTCGGCGAGCGCCGCCCCGCCGACGACCAGGAACAGCACGTTCCACCCGACGCCTTCCTGGAAGTCCTTCGCCTCCAGGGTCATTTCGCCTCGCCTGGTATCCGCCGGAAGCAGGAAGAGCAGCACCATCGCCACCGGAGGCACGTACCAGATGTCGAGAAACTCGGCCGTGACGATCGTGGGGAGGGTCCACAGGACCAGCATCAGGATCAGCACGAACAGGACGTTCTTTTCCCCCTGGCTCATCGGTCCAAGCTGTTCGAGTTCCTTCCGAAAGCGGGCGCGGGCGTCGGAGATGTCGTACGCCTCGGGCCGCAGCATGAACTTCAGGATCAAGTAGCAGACCGGAAGGTGAGCGGCCGTCAGGAGAACTCCGGTCGATGTCCACTGTGCGAACGTGACGCTGTAGCCGGTCAACTGTTCCAGCAACGAAACGGTCAGCGCGTTGAAGACGATGCCGGCCGGTGTTGCCAGTCCGCCGGCGGCCGCACCGTACAGAACGGCCAGGCTCGCCGCCGCGGCCATCCGCGACGCGCCGGGCGCCACGGACCGGGTGAGCGACAAGACGACCGGTGTCACCGTCACGATGACCGCCAGGTCGCTGACCGCCGCGGACATCACCGCCGACACGACCAGGATCGCGAGTATGAGCCCGCTGCCGGAACCCGCCACTCCCGGCAGGCAGAGCGCGGTCAAGGCGATTCTGCGCGCCAGGCCGTGTTTCTGAAACGCGTGCCCGAAGAGCATGATGCCCAGCAGCCAGGGAAGGATGACCTGGCCGTACCGGGCGGCTACCTCGGAGAAGGGCATCGCACCGAGCGGAAGCAGAACGAGCGGCAGGAAGCTGCTGACGGCCCACGGCACCGGCATGGTCACCCACCACACCACCGTCCAGGCGCAACTGCTCAGGGCGAAGTGCGCTTCCGGCGCCAGGCCGTTCAGCGGTACGGCGTAGACGATGGCGAACGCCAGCGGTCCCGCGAGCAGGCGCGGCACGAACGTCCGCGGGCTGGTCGGGCTCTCAGCGGCCGCCACGGCTCGCCTCCGGGACTTCGACGTGGATCGTCACGATATCCGAGTCGTGGAACTGCTGGTGGCGAACGGAGGACGCGATGTGGCGCAACAGTCGAAGCGAGACTTCCCGCTCCATCAGCACGTCGTCGGGCCTGTCCGCCAGCAGTCCGATCTGGTCCTGAACGTTCTCCTCGCCAGCTCCCGCAATGAACTCGAGGACGGCGCCACCGCTCTCCTTGCGGGCCCTCAGCAGCAGGCGCCGCCGGTCGCGGTCTTCCCGCTTCTCATCCTGACCGGCAAGCGTCAGCAACGTTTCCTCGCTGGCGGCGTCGAGACGGTCGACCATCTTCGTTCCCCAGCCGTTCCGGGATGCGAACGCGCCCAGAAACTTCCTGATCTTCGGCAACACGGACGGATCGAGCTCGACTTCGATCTGACTGCGGCGGGGCGCCGTCGCTTCCAGAAACAGGGTCATGAAGATGGCTGCGAGACCGCCGGCCGTAATCCCGTTCTGCAGCAGGCCACCCGCGAGTTCCGCCAGCAGCTCGGGGAATATCAGGTCGTTCTGGCAGCCGACGCCGACCCAGAATGCCACGCCGGCGATGAGTGCCTTGCGATGATCGATTCCGCCCTGCACGACTTCCGTCATGCCGCGGACAAAGCTCATCGCCAGCACGACGGTCAGGTAGGCGACGACGACCGGGCTGGGTATCGCGAGGATCATCGCAATCAGTTTGGGCAGGAACGCCAGGGCGATCAGCACGCAACCGCCGGCGATTCCGACGCGGCGGGCCGCGACTCCCGTCAGCTCGACGGTGGGGACGCTGACTCCGATGGTCTGGGTCGGCATTATGCCCGTGAGTCCGGACAGCAGCTTGCCGATACCGTCCGCGGCCACCGCCCCCTCGACCGCCCGGTAGTCCACGGCCCGCGGCCGGCGCCACGACACGCGCTGGATGGCGACGGCCCCGGTGATCGTCTGGATGGCGCCGATGAGGGCCACGAAAACGAAGGCGGGAAAGAGCTCCACGAACGCCGGGCCCAGGTCGGGGCCGATACCGGGCCAGCCACCCTCCGGCAGGCCGATCCACGGCGTCCGGCCGACGCGATCCGGATCGTACAGGCCCAGCGATCCGGCAACCACCGAGCCGACTACAACCCCGATGAGGGGAGCCCACAGGCGGAGCGTCGCGCTCCCCTTCAGAGAGATGGTGCTGATGACGGCAATCGTCGCCAACGCGGTGAGGGGCGCGTCGAGAGGTGCCGCGTCGCCTGGCACGGCGGTCAGGCGGCCGAATACGACCGGCAGCACGGTAGCCGGTACGAGCATGTTGACCGTACCGACGATGGTCGGGGTCAGAAGCCGCCTGAACAGGGAAAGCCGCATCGAAATGACGATCGGGACAAGTGACGATGCGACGACCAGAGTGGCGAGCAGCGCCGGACCCCCCTCGATGAGGGCGCTGACGCAGACGCCGATATAAGCGCCCGCGGGGCCCATCGCAAGCACGTAACCGGCTCCGATCCGGCCCAGCCGTACCGCTTGCAGCGC of the Acidobacteriota bacterium genome contains:
- a CDS encoding outer membrane beta-barrel protein, which gives rise to MRSSAFGVLFAALLVLAPGATPWLRAAHAQTPPPRGPYISIGLAALAAQGARFADGADEGHAPLYGRPELFTIGDFDTVLLSQAAAGYRFTPRLRFQVGFGMARQFEFRGTANYPRAGAVQPAAADLRTRQLLAAGFYDVAVWPIGRGLQIEPYVGAGIGFTDYRLDNFVQRFPDPDDAAGYLRRGPAGEVPFTGLPSGRGRSATGMVTVGVAVPMADRVRFDVAYRYTDAGSVGTAAGGDILIVRYHRGNRSEVEVPINETTADFRTHGVLATLRVEF